Proteins from a genomic interval of Diaphorobacter sp. HDW4A:
- a CDS encoding acyl-CoA dehydrogenase family protein, translated as MSSSNGSLDSLSLTRIPAADEALRAEVRAFLADATKDMPAHIRARSWGGYSSDFSRKLGEKGWLGVTLPTAYGGGGRSAFTRYVLVEEFLNFGAPVGSHWIADRQSAPLILKYGTEAQKQFYIPKVCKGEAFFCIGMSEPNAGSDLASVRTKAVPNDKGFLLNGQKIWTTNAHHCQYMIALVRTSGTSEDRHKGLSQVIVDLSLPGVTVRPIQDLSGDSHFCEVFFENVQLGADALIGAEGQGWEQVTAELAFERSGPERLFSSIVLFDQWLDYVRTPEGRTPSAQQLAGRVLTELAPLRAMSVSVQEKLTQGASPIVEAALVKELGTTLEQFIPAAIAEDLFSRDAEDVPVELLMTLKYVTEASPSFSLRGGTRDILRGMIARGLGLR; from the coding sequence ATGAGCAGCAGCAATGGCAGCCTCGATTCATTGAGCCTCACGCGCATTCCCGCAGCGGATGAGGCCCTGCGTGCCGAGGTGCGCGCGTTTCTGGCCGACGCCACCAAGGACATGCCAGCGCACATCCGCGCGCGCTCTTGGGGCGGCTACAGCAGCGACTTCAGCCGCAAGCTCGGCGAGAAGGGCTGGCTCGGCGTGACCCTGCCCACGGCCTACGGCGGCGGCGGGCGCAGCGCGTTCACCCGCTACGTGCTGGTGGAAGAATTCCTCAACTTCGGCGCACCGGTCGGCTCGCACTGGATCGCCGACCGCCAGAGTGCGCCGCTGATCCTGAAATACGGTACCGAGGCGCAAAAGCAGTTCTACATCCCCAAGGTCTGCAAGGGCGAGGCGTTCTTCTGCATCGGCATGAGCGAGCCGAATGCGGGTTCCGACCTCGCCAGCGTGCGCACCAAGGCCGTGCCCAATGACAAGGGTTTTCTGCTCAACGGCCAGAAGATCTGGACCACCAACGCGCACCACTGCCAGTACATGATCGCTCTGGTGCGCACCTCGGGTACCAGCGAAGACCGCCACAAGGGCCTGTCGCAGGTGATCGTCGATCTGTCGCTGCCGGGCGTGACCGTGCGGCCGATCCAGGACCTTTCGGGTGACAGCCACTTCTGCGAGGTGTTCTTCGAGAACGTGCAGCTCGGCGCCGACGCGCTGATTGGCGCAGAAGGACAGGGTTGGGAACAGGTCACGGCAGAGCTTGCGTTCGAGCGCAGCGGGCCGGAGCGTCTGTTCTCGTCCATCGTGCTGTTCGACCAGTGGCTCGACTATGTGCGCACGCCAGAGGGCCGCACGCCATCCGCGCAGCAGCTTGCTGGCCGCGTGCTGACCGAGCTTGCGCCGCTGCGCGCGATGTCGGTGTCGGTGCAGGAAAAGCTCACGCAGGGCGCAAGCCCCATCGTCGAGGCCGCGCTGGTCAAGGAGCTGGGCACGACGCTCGAGCAGTTCATCCCCGCCGCCATCGCCGAAGACCTGTTCTCGCGCGATGCCGAAGACGTGCCGGTGGAGCTGCTCATGACGCTCAAGTACGTGACCGAGGCATCGCCCTCGTTCTCGCTGCGCGGCGGCACGCGCGACATCCTGCGCGGCATGATCGCGCGCGGTCTGGGTCTGCGTTGA
- a CDS encoding acyl-CoA dehydrogenase family protein encodes MSNQNDNDLFADAARQVLADQCTPNIVRAIEAHGNAAPETAALWEQLEATGLADAMLPEEQGGASLGLGAVFGVLEQCGAHALPLPLADTMLARALLAAANIDKPEGRIVLARGVRLGDNVNAALVRNARGAESVLLEVNGECRLLSLQGAQLTAQALALDAGVEWTAAQWQAAPVVPSPTDLRTAQAAVVAAQMAGALKSVFDCTLQYANERQQFGRPIGKFQAIQHQLAVMSEHVFASRMAAQLACNGDGIAPDRLRVATGKARCSQAALAVSETAHAIHGAIGFTEEYDLQLFTRRLHAWRQTAGSESFWHNVAGEALLNAQGLTLDVIRRITDVETA; translated from the coding sequence ATGAGCAACCAAAACGACAACGACCTGTTTGCCGACGCAGCGCGTCAGGTGCTGGCCGACCAGTGCACGCCCAACATCGTGCGCGCGATCGAAGCACACGGCAACGCCGCGCCCGAAACAGCGGCGCTCTGGGAACAACTCGAAGCCACCGGCCTCGCCGACGCGATGCTGCCTGAAGAGCAGGGCGGCGCAAGCCTTGGCCTTGGCGCAGTCTTCGGCGTGCTTGAGCAATGCGGTGCCCACGCGCTGCCCCTGCCGCTGGCCGACACCATGCTGGCCCGCGCCCTGCTCGCCGCAGCCAACATCGACAAGCCCGAAGGCCGCATCGTGCTCGCGCGTGGTGTACGTTTGGGCGATAACGTGAACGCAGCCTTGGTGCGCAACGCGCGCGGCGCGGAATCCGTGCTGCTGGAAGTGAATGGCGAATGCCGCCTGCTGAGCCTGCAAGGCGCACAGCTCACCGCACAGGCCTTGGCACTCGATGCAGGCGTTGAGTGGACCGCAGCGCAATGGCAAGCAGCACCCGTAGTGCCATCGCCCACCGATCTGCGCACCGCACAGGCCGCAGTCGTCGCCGCGCAAATGGCCGGTGCGCTGAAATCCGTGTTCGACTGCACCCTGCAATACGCCAACGAGCGCCAGCAGTTCGGCCGCCCTATCGGTAAATTCCAGGCCATCCAGCACCAGCTCGCCGTGATGAGCGAACATGTCTTCGCCTCCCGCATGGCCGCACAACTCGCCTGCAATGGCGACGGCATTGCCCCAGACCGCCTGCGCGTAGCCACAGGCAAGGCCCGCTGCAGCCAGGCTGCGCTCGCGGTATCGGAGACGGCACACGCCATCCACGGCGCCATCGGCTTCACCGAAGAGTACGACCTGCAACTCTTCACCCGCCGCCTGCACGCCTGGCGTCAGACCGCAGGCAGCGAATCGTTCTGGCACAACGTGGCGGGCGAAGCCCTGCTGAACGCCCAAGGGCTCACACTAGACGTGATTCGCCGCATCACCGATGTGGAGACAGCATAG
- a CDS encoding crotonase/enoyl-CoA hydratase family protein, protein MTFLQIHRDGPILTVTMNQPETRNALTGNTAVDEFVALCDDVRKDTSVKVIILTGAGPIFSSGGNVKDMKRFFDDALTPDLIREEYRQGIQRIPNAMYQLDVPVICAVNGPAIGAGLDLTCMCDIRIVADNATFAESFVRVGIVPGDGGAWLLPRAVGYAKASEMAFTGEAINAQEALACGLVSRVVPADQLLAEANKLAAKIAANPGSVMRMTKRLLREGQLASLASLLEMSAGFQAVAHKTADHREAVTAFIEKRAPKFL, encoded by the coding sequence ATGACCTTCCTCCAGATCCACCGCGACGGCCCCATCCTCACCGTCACCATGAACCAACCCGAAACCCGCAACGCCCTCACCGGCAACACCGCGGTGGACGAGTTCGTAGCCCTCTGCGACGACGTGCGCAAGGACACCAGCGTCAAGGTCATCATCCTGACCGGCGCGGGCCCGATCTTCAGCTCCGGCGGCAACGTCAAGGACATGAAGCGCTTCTTCGACGACGCGCTTACCCCCGACCTGATCCGCGAGGAATACCGCCAGGGCATCCAGCGCATTCCGAACGCGATGTACCAGCTCGACGTGCCGGTGATCTGCGCAGTCAATGGCCCGGCCATTGGTGCGGGGCTGGATCTGACCTGCATGTGCGACATCCGCATTGTCGCCGACAATGCCACATTTGCCGAGAGCTTTGTGCGTGTAGGCATCGTGCCGGGCGACGGTGGCGCGTGGCTGCTGCCGCGCGCGGTGGGCTACGCCAAGGCGTCCGAGATGGCGTTCACCGGCGAGGCGATCAATGCGCAGGAGGCGCTGGCCTGCGGTCTGGTCTCGCGCGTGGTGCCTGCCGATCAGCTGCTGGCCGAAGCCAACAAGCTGGCCGCCAAGATCGCCGCCAACCCTGGTTCGGTGATGCGCATGACCAAGCGCCTGCTGCGCGAGGGCCAACTGGCATCGCTCGCCTCGCTGCTCGAGATGTCGGCCGGATTCCAGGCCGTAGCGCACAAGACCGCCGATCACCGCGAAGCCGTTACGGCCTTTATCGAGAAGCGCGCGCCGAAGTTCCTATAA
- the pssA gene encoding CDP-diacylglycerol--serine O-phosphatidyltransferase, with protein MTDRPKRFSMIREFHLADWFTLGNAVSGVGALFSAMSFLETGAVQHIYFASALVFAALVFDVLDGRIARWRQKSSAMGRELDSLADVISFGVAPAIIAYACGMQGLYDRILLAFFVACGVSRLARYNVTAEVMSEGTGKVKFFEGTPIPTSFVLVLLLAIAAWTGAVREHLWFGKVIIGGFTLHPLVLIFALSGSLMISRIKIPKL; from the coding sequence ATGACCGATCGTCCAAAACGTTTCTCGATGATCCGCGAGTTCCATCTCGCGGACTGGTTCACGCTGGGAAATGCCGTCAGTGGGGTGGGAGCCCTGTTTTCGGCAATGTCTTTTCTGGAAACCGGTGCTGTTCAGCACATTTATTTTGCGTCCGCGCTGGTTTTTGCTGCCTTGGTGTTCGACGTGCTCGACGGCCGCATCGCCCGCTGGCGCCAGAAGTCCTCGGCCATGGGGCGCGAGCTCGACTCGTTGGCTGACGTGATCTCGTTCGGCGTGGCGCCCGCGATCATCGCCTACGCCTGCGGCATGCAGGGGCTGTATGACCGCATCCTGCTCGCCTTCTTCGTGGCCTGCGGCGTCTCACGACTGGCGCGCTACAACGTGACGGCCGAAGTCATGTCCGAAGGCACGGGCAAGGTCAAGTTTTTCGAAGGCACCCCGATCCCCACCTCGTTCGTGCTGGTGCTGTTGCTGGCGATCGCCGCCTGGACCGGCGCGGTGCGCGAGCATCTGTGGTTCGGCAAGGTGATCATCGGCGGCTTCACGCTGCACCCACTGGTGCTGATCTTCGCGCTGTCGGGTTCGTTGATGATCAGCCGGATCAAGATCCCCAAGCTCTGA
- a CDS encoding choice-of-anchor U domain-containing protein has protein sequence MNHSRPFALSATSAAALILMASSIATPLAALAAPFAAGNFVAYRVGTEGGAKSVYLDEYRADGTLVQSVPLSSMAATALSASSTGSEGLLNRSADGKCLTVPGYAVQPGATDPKTTATRAVMFVGPDAVANTLTKLSANAFGTDAIRGAVSDQCARVWVSGAGNKNTAYQGVWFAHRDATSSTQLNTANAQGIAIDSNRLFVGFAGGGTLNQLGGTEQPPVLPTSGAPSTKAQTGITGNNFRGISFVKLNPQSTTADTLYLAANDLKPNPAIQKYTWDGSTWTARGKAELSGVHGLIAMPTGEGSVMLLATDGSGQVFRLFDTSGAQGNLSGTPVLLAKPAAGEANYGLALTPEATPPAAVPAPPSAVKLASQNGSGGTIQWSAPTSGAAVAFYVIEASRDNFATVDQSTVSGTTPASLRNLPSGSQKVRVRAVNSLGGSASAVSTAFVIGVPPATTLADNSAYSGVALDPNDALATQGIRFQVSDPVGNAAEVRVTAASSAPSVISNIAAVNDNGNVTLKLTAQDVGYADITLTVTGASGVSITRTIRYAASANTAATAETRWFAGRSDASSALITPSGSMLVVDDEAPGEDASGNALSGGNAVFGYSPQTGGLPTSQWVPDASLGLANSASCDNSSFTGVDNCKADGEIDLESSFLLGTRMYFAGSHSNNKNGRSRPDRWRFFAVDATSTSVIGYYQWLREDLRTWDSGNAHGLGANYLGLVSSSEGENKNPLKAPETDTLSGFSIEGTTTSPDDGQLWLGFRAPLVSAPGQPAVISDVATNRTHALIIPVGNYAAMLGASGGTKGAAQIAAPIRLDLGERGIREIRKNANGEYLIIAGPPNSANGTAPRDFRLFSWDGRVSSDGLALNVRALTADVGAFTPPKTACSAEGIATLPAQLALGGAATLISDCGDADFYADGSAAKDLPYAAWKKFRSDVVSITALPTVTLTSIASTTTGASFSAQSAQTGTLHTIVLPSGAPAPSWEQVKAGRDASGQTALWTSAATAITANQPATLAANSLVADTAYVAYSVIIAADGSASLVAATAFRTGAVVVVTPTITFAELPDRTLGSAPVTLTATGNDSGSPVQFASRTEAVCKTGGAQGATLTLLTAGTCMVRATQAGAAGSPDATPVERSFQIRLPAIVGTTLPGGDGSSGSVSGNGWQFAGNSAGAASPSALPPLPTGYRFVLPSGFGFVLAGGAANGAANVTWQWPQAVPNGAMLWKFGPTKANPAPHWYDVNGQLNAARTSGSFSITDGSDGDEDLLANGVIVDPVFLVAPTVTVPTTTASVPTLSEVGRTLLAMALAGFAALTLRRRRF, from the coding sequence GTGAACCATTCCCGCCCGTTTGCGCTGAGCGCCACCTCTGCTGCTGCCCTGATTCTGATGGCCTCGTCCATCGCCACTCCGCTCGCAGCCTTGGCCGCGCCCTTTGCGGCAGGCAACTTTGTTGCTTACCGTGTGGGAACGGAAGGGGGGGCCAAGTCCGTTTATCTTGACGAGTACCGTGCCGACGGCACGTTGGTGCAAAGTGTTCCCCTCTCCTCTATGGCTGCCACGGCGTTGTCAGCCAGCAGCACCGGCTCGGAAGGTCTGCTCAACCGTTCGGCCGATGGCAAGTGCCTGACCGTGCCCGGCTATGCGGTTCAACCCGGCGCCACCGATCCCAAAACTACGGCAACGCGCGCCGTCATGTTCGTCGGCCCAGATGCGGTGGCCAACACACTGACCAAACTGAGTGCCAACGCCTTTGGCACCGATGCGATCCGCGGCGCTGTCAGCGACCAATGCGCCCGGGTCTGGGTGAGTGGCGCGGGCAACAAGAACACGGCCTACCAAGGCGTGTGGTTCGCCCACAGGGACGCCACCAGCTCCACGCAGTTGAACACCGCCAATGCCCAAGGAATCGCCATTGACAGCAACCGGTTGTTCGTAGGTTTTGCAGGCGGCGGCACACTCAATCAACTCGGCGGAACCGAGCAACCACCGGTCCTGCCGACCAGCGGAGCGCCCAGCACCAAGGCCCAGACCGGCATCACCGGCAACAATTTCCGCGGCATCTCCTTCGTCAAGCTCAACCCGCAATCGACCACCGCTGACACGCTGTATCTGGCGGCCAACGACCTCAAGCCCAACCCCGCCATCCAGAAGTACACATGGGACGGCAGCACTTGGACCGCGCGCGGCAAGGCCGAGTTGAGTGGTGTGCATGGTCTCATCGCCATGCCCACGGGCGAAGGCAGCGTGATGCTGCTGGCCACCGACGGCAGCGGGCAGGTATTTCGCCTGTTCGACACGTCGGGTGCTCAGGGCAACCTGAGCGGCACACCAGTACTGCTTGCCAAGCCCGCTGCGGGCGAGGCCAACTACGGCCTTGCGCTCACCCCCGAAGCCACGCCGCCTGCGGCCGTTCCCGCCCCCCCTAGCGCAGTCAAGCTCGCGAGCCAGAATGGAAGCGGCGGCACGATCCAATGGTCCGCGCCGACCTCCGGCGCTGCAGTGGCCTTCTATGTGATCGAGGCCTCACGCGACAACTTCGCGACCGTCGATCAGAGCACAGTCTCGGGGACGACCCCTGCCTCCCTCCGCAATCTGCCAAGCGGTTCGCAGAAGGTTCGCGTGCGTGCGGTCAACAGCCTGGGCGGCAGCGCGAGCGCCGTGTCGACCGCGTTCGTCATCGGCGTGCCGCCTGCGACGACGCTCGCGGACAACTCGGCCTATTCCGGCGTAGCGCTCGATCCCAATGATGCGCTGGCCACGCAGGGCATTCGCTTCCAGGTGAGCGATCCGGTCGGCAATGCGGCTGAGGTCAGGGTGACGGCCGCGTCAAGCGCGCCAAGCGTCATCTCCAATATCGCGGCAGTCAACGACAACGGCAACGTCACGCTCAAACTCACGGCGCAGGACGTGGGCTATGCCGACATCACGCTGACCGTCACCGGTGCAAGCGGCGTCAGCATCACGCGCACGATCCGCTATGCCGCGTCTGCCAACACGGCGGCAACGGCCGAGACGCGCTGGTTTGCTGGCCGCTCGGATGCATCATCGGCGCTCATCACCCCAAGCGGCTCGATGCTGGTTGTCGACGACGAAGCGCCTGGCGAGGATGCCTCCGGCAACGCGCTGTCCGGTGGCAACGCTGTCTTTGGATACAGCCCGCAGACCGGCGGCTTGCCCACAAGCCAATGGGTGCCGGACGCCTCACTTGGACTGGCGAACTCGGCGAGTTGCGACAACAGCAGCTTCACCGGGGTGGACAATTGCAAAGCCGACGGGGAAATCGATCTCGAATCAAGCTTCCTTTTAGGCACCCGGATGTACTTCGCGGGCTCGCACTCGAACAACAAAAATGGCCGCTCGCGCCCAGACCGCTGGCGCTTCTTCGCCGTCGACGCAACCAGTACAAGCGTGATTGGCTACTACCAGTGGCTGCGCGAAGACCTGCGTACATGGGACTCCGGAAACGCCCATGGTCTGGGCGCGAACTATCTGGGTCTGGTGTCAAGCTCCGAAGGCGAAAACAAGAATCCGCTCAAGGCCCCCGAGACGGACACGCTGTCAGGCTTCTCCATCGAAGGCACCACCACCAGCCCCGACGACGGCCAACTCTGGCTTGGCTTCCGCGCCCCGCTGGTCAGTGCCCCCGGTCAACCGGCGGTCATCTCCGACGTTGCCACCAACCGCACGCATGCGCTGATCATTCCCGTGGGCAACTACGCCGCCATGCTCGGCGCGAGCGGTGGTACCAAGGGCGCTGCTCAGATTGCCGCGCCGATACGCCTCGACCTCGGCGAACGCGGCATCCGCGAGATCCGCAAGAACGCCAACGGCGAGTATCTGATCATCGCCGGACCGCCGAACAGCGCCAACGGCACAGCACCGCGCGACTTCCGCCTGTTCTCGTGGGATGGTCGAGTGAGCAGCGACGGCCTGGCGCTCAACGTCCGCGCGCTCACTGCCGACGTGGGCGCGTTCACGCCGCCCAAGACCGCCTGCTCTGCAGAAGGCATCGCCACACTCCCCGCACAACTTGCACTGGGCGGCGCGGCCACCCTCATCAGCGATTGCGGCGACGCGGATTTCTACGCCGACGGCAGCGCGGCCAAGGATTTGCCCTATGCCGCGTGGAAAAAATTCCGCAGCGATGTCGTGAGCATCACCGCCCTGCCCACCGTCACGCTGACCAGCATCGCGAGCACCACGACCGGCGCAAGCTTCTCCGCTCAGAGCGCCCAAACCGGCACACTGCATACCATCGTGCTGCCCTCCGGAGCGCCCGCGCCGAGCTGGGAGCAGGTCAAGGCCGGTCGCGACGCGAGTGGGCAGACTGCGCTCTGGACCAGTGCCGCCACCGCCATCACGGCGAATCAGCCCGCCACGCTTGCGGCCAACAGCCTTGTCGCCGACACGGCATACGTCGCCTACAGCGTGATCATCGCGGCCGACGGTTCGGCCAGCCTGGTCGCAGCGACCGCGTTCCGCACCGGCGCGGTCGTCGTGGTCACGCCGACCATCACGTTCGCCGAGCTGCCCGACCGCACGCTGGGTAGCGCGCCCGTCACACTCACCGCTACAGGAAACGATTCTGGCAGCCCGGTCCAATTCGCAAGCCGCACCGAAGCCGTCTGCAAGACCGGCGGCGCACAGGGAGCCACACTCACGCTGCTGACAGCAGGCACCTGCATGGTGCGCGCCACGCAGGCAGGCGCGGCCGGTTCGCCCGATGCCACGCCCGTAGAGCGCAGCTTCCAGATCCGCCTGCCCGCCATCGTCGGCACCACGCTGCCCGGTGGCGACGGCAGCAGCGGCTCGGTGAGCGGCAACGGCTGGCAGTTCGCGGGCAACTCGGCGGGGGCTGCATCACCGTCTGCCTTGCCGCCGCTGCCCACCGGCTATCGCTTCGTGCTGCCATCGGGATTTGGCTTTGTGCTCGCGGGCGGCGCGGCGAATGGCGCGGCCAACGTCACTTGGCAGTGGCCCCAGGCCGTGCCGAATGGGGCGATGCTCTGGAAGTTCGGCCCGACCAAGGCCAACCCCGCGCCGCACTGGTACGACGTGAACGGCCAGCTCAACGCCGCGCGCACCAGCGGCAGCTTCTCTATTACGGATGGCAGCGATGGCGACGAAGACCTGCTCGCCAACGGCGTGATCGTTGATCCGGTGTTCCTCGTCGCGCCCACCGTCACCGTACCGACCACGACTGCAAGCGTGCCCACACTGTCGGAAGTTGGGCGTACCCTGCTCGCAATGGCGCTGGCCGGATTCGCTGCACTGACGCTGCGCCGCCGCCGGTTCTGA
- the minC gene encoding septum site-determining protein MinC: MAVDTAGQSRTSFDLKSAQLPVVAVMLKSPDISAFAADLAARLADDPEFFDNDPVLIDLTALRETNEPIDFAALIAELRAHHTQPVAVRGGSVDQMQAAHDAGLIAAPDAPAREKPARAEVLEVIREVEVVREVPVPNEVSGEGVATLVVDKPLRSGQQVYARGGDLIVMAMVNFGAEVIADGNIHVYAPLRGRAMAGARGNTDARIFCTCMEPQLVSIAGMYRAIETDLPPDILGKPAQVRLEGEKLLIEPL, from the coding sequence ATGGCCGTTGATACTGCGGGTCAGTCCCGCACAAGTTTTGACCTCAAGAGCGCTCAGTTGCCGGTGGTGGCCGTGATGCTCAAGAGCCCGGATATTTCCGCTTTTGCCGCCGACCTGGCGGCGCGTCTGGCCGACGATCCTGAATTTTTCGATAACGACCCGGTGCTCATCGATCTGACTGCCCTGAGGGAAACCAACGAGCCCATCGACTTTGCTGCGCTCATTGCGGAGCTTCGCGCACATCACACGCAGCCCGTGGCCGTTCGCGGCGGCAGCGTCGATCAAATGCAGGCCGCGCATGACGCCGGGTTGATCGCCGCGCCCGATGCACCTGCGCGGGAGAAACCTGCCAGAGCCGAGGTACTCGAAGTGATTCGCGAGGTCGAGGTAGTGCGCGAAGTGCCCGTGCCGAACGAGGTGTCGGGCGAAGGCGTTGCCACTCTGGTGGTCGACAAGCCATTGCGCTCCGGGCAGCAGGTCTATGCGCGCGGTGGCGACCTGATCGTCATGGCCATGGTGAACTTTGGCGCCGAGGTGATTGCCGATGGCAACATCCACGTCTACGCGCCGCTGCGAGGCCGCGCCATGGCGGGCGCGCGTGGCAATACGGACGCACGCATCTTCTGCACCTGCATGGAGCCGCAACTGGTGTCCATCGCCGGCATGTACCGCGCCATCGAGACCGATCTGCCGCCTGACATTCTGGGCAAGCCTGCACAGGTTCGTCTGGAAGGTGAAAAGCTGCTCATCGAGCCACTGTGA
- the minD gene encoding septum site-determining protein MinD has product MAKIVVVTSGKGGVGKTTTSAAFASGLALAGHKTAVIDFDVGLRNLDLIMGCERRVVYDLINVIQGEANLNQALIKDKQCENLFVLAASQTRDKDALNQEGVGKILKDLAAMDFEYIVCDSPAGIESGALMAMHFADEALLVTNPEVSSVRDSDRILGMLGSKTKRAIEGLEPIKEHLLITRYNPNRVEDGQMLSLVDIQDILRIKLIGVIPESENVLQASNQGLPAIHLKGTDVSEAYKDVVARFLGEDKPMRFIEAEKPSFFKRIFGGR; this is encoded by the coding sequence ATGGCCAAAATCGTCGTCGTGACCTCCGGCAAGGGTGGCGTGGGCAAGACCACCACCAGTGCCGCCTTTGCCTCTGGCCTGGCGCTTGCCGGCCACAAGACCGCCGTGATCGACTTTGACGTCGGTCTGCGCAATCTCGATCTGATCATGGGCTGCGAGCGCCGCGTCGTCTATGACCTCATCAACGTGATTCAGGGCGAGGCCAACCTGAATCAGGCCCTCATCAAGGACAAGCAATGCGAGAACCTGTTCGTGCTGGCTGCCAGCCAGACGCGTGACAAGGACGCGCTCAATCAGGAAGGCGTCGGCAAGATCCTCAAAGACTTGGCCGCCATGGACTTCGAGTACATCGTCTGCGACTCGCCCGCGGGCATCGAAAGCGGTGCGCTCATGGCCATGCACTTCGCCGACGAGGCACTGCTGGTGACCAACCCGGAAGTCTCCTCCGTGCGGGACTCTGACCGCATTCTCGGCATGCTTGGCAGCAAGACCAAGCGTGCCATCGAGGGTCTCGAGCCCATCAAGGAGCACCTGTTGATCACGCGCTACAACCCGAACCGCGTGGAAGACGGCCAGATGCTGAGCCTGGTGGACATTCAGGACATCTTGCGCATCAAGCTTATCGGCGTGATTCCCGAGTCAGAAAACGTGCTGCAGGCGTCCAATCAGGGCCTGCCTGCGATCCACCTGAAGGGCACGGATGTCTCCGAAGCCTACAAGGACGTGGTCGCGCGCTTCCTCGGCGAGGACAAGCCCATGCGCTTCATCGAAGCCGAGAAGCCTAGCTTCTTCAAACGCATCTTTGGCGGGAGGTAA
- the minE gene encoding cell division topological specificity factor MinE: protein MSLLSFLLGEKKKTASVAKERLQIILAHERSGRNAGQPDYLPALQRELVAVISKYVSINADDIKVHLERQENLEVLEVKIELPEVPAK from the coding sequence ATGTCGCTTTTGTCCTTCCTGCTCGGGGAGAAGAAGAAAACCGCCTCGGTCGCCAAGGAGCGTCTGCAGATCATCCTCGCGCACGAACGCAGTGGCCGCAATGCCGGTCAGCCCGACTACCTGCCCGCGCTCCAACGCGAGCTGGTGGCCGTCATCAGCAAATATGTATCGATCAACGCGGACGACATCAAGGTGCACTTGGAGCGTCAGGAGAACCTCGAAGTGCTGGAGGTAAAAATCGAATTGCCGGAAGTTCCTGCAAAGTGA
- a CDS encoding flavin reductase family protein, producing MTRNSSSYTAPAEAQVPQFSSRNFRDALGMFATGVTIVTARASNGQLIGLTANSFNSVSLEPPLVLWSLARKAASMPMLCEATHYAINVLTAEQQGLAEQFARRDIDRWADVDFSFGKSGAPLLANVAATFECFNRSRYDEGDHIIFVGQVEHCSHHSDSSPLLYHGGRFFTEHLLGDATVADEKETSR from the coding sequence GTGACTCGCAACTCTTCTTCGTACACGGCTCCGGCCGAGGCTCAGGTGCCCCAGTTTTCCTCGCGCAATTTCCGCGATGCGTTGGGCATGTTCGCCACTGGCGTGACCATCGTCACCGCTCGCGCCAGCAATGGTCAATTGATCGGGTTGACGGCCAACTCGTTCAACTCCGTGTCGTTGGAGCCACCGCTGGTGCTCTGGAGTCTTGCGCGCAAGGCGGCTTCGATGCCGATGTTGTGCGAAGCCACGCATTACGCAATCAATGTGCTCACCGCCGAGCAGCAGGGTCTCGCAGAGCAGTTTGCACGACGTGACATTGATCGTTGGGCCGATGTGGATTTTTCCTTCGGAAAAAGCGGCGCTCCCTTACTCGCCAATGTGGCCGCCACGTTTGAATGCTTCAACCGCAGCCGTTACGATGAGGGCGATCACATCATCTTCGTAGGTCAGGTAGAGCACTGCAGCCATCACTCCGATTCATCTCCCCTGCTCTATCACGGTGGCCGCTTCTTCACCGAACACCTGCTGGGCGATGCCACGGTGGCGGACGAGAAGGAAACCTCTCGCTGA